From a region of the Nonlabens dokdonensis DSW-6 genome:
- a CDS encoding GreA/GreB family elongation factor: protein MKYGSLIIEKKEYVFLKRILNISGYAEDFETQKSLQKLSDELKNAQIIDEWDMPGDVIRFNSKVTVASDNGWEKSLQVVAPNDKDLKENKISILTPMGSALFGYSEADVIEWKFPSGMKHLTVKEVKQDELENKIEVAI, encoded by the coding sequence ATGAAATACGGAAGTTTAATAATAGAGAAAAAAGAGTATGTGTTTTTAAAACGCATACTCAACATCTCAGGCTATGCAGAAGATTTTGAGACTCAAAAGTCACTGCAAAAGCTGAGTGATGAACTTAAGAACGCTCAAATAATTGATGAGTGGGATATGCCCGGTGACGTCATACGCTTTAATAGTAAAGTGACGGTAGCATCAGATAATGGCTGGGAAAAGAGTCTTCAGGTTGTAGCACCAAATGACAAAGACCTTAAGGAAAATAAAATTTCTATTCTAACACCTATGGGTTCTGCTTTGTTCGGCTATTCCGAAGCAGATGTTATAGAATGGAAATTCCCTTCAGGGATGAAGCACCTAACGGTTAAAGAGGTGAAACAAGATGAATTGGAAAATAAAATTGAAGTAGCTATTTAA
- a CDS encoding universal stress protein has translation MKKILIPIDTSQHSLEAIDYAIKFFKREDCEFFFLNTYSYGVNGLDALSLLQADDDWFDEPKLKSEKILGRLIKKYSSINKSKKHQFNEISECSDLIDGIKKTVKTLDIDIVLFLGKSKEDNSLKKYSKNTERIIESIRECPVMVIPHTANIRKNQEFILASSFEKAISIKELESWSKLLRLVKGKGRLVVFNQASDLTSTQKSNLAHTINRIYNLNDIVVPVQYLNTKKDIKQFAQSHPDCILSIVDRKPNIWRRLGFENSEIVNLGPLQCTPLIALHA, from the coding sequence ATGAAAAAAATTCTGATACCTATTGACACAAGCCAACATAGTCTTGAAGCCATAGATTATGCTATAAAGTTTTTTAAAAGAGAAGATTGCGAATTTTTCTTTTTGAACACCTACTCATACGGTGTGAATGGTCTCGACGCTTTGAGTTTACTTCAGGCAGATGATGATTGGTTTGATGAGCCAAAATTAAAGTCTGAAAAGATTTTAGGTCGTTTGATTAAAAAATACTCTTCAATCAACAAAAGCAAGAAACATCAATTTAATGAAATTTCTGAATGTTCAGATTTAATTGATGGGATTAAGAAAACCGTTAAGACTTTAGATATTGATATAGTTTTGTTCTTAGGGAAAAGTAAAGAAGATAACTCATTAAAAAAGTATAGTAAAAATACGGAGCGTATCATCGAAAGCATACGAGAATGTCCGGTAATGGTTATACCACATACAGCAAATATACGTAAGAATCAAGAGTTTATTTTGGCATCCAGTTTCGAAAAAGCAATTTCAATAAAAGAACTTGAAAGCTGGAGTAAACTTCTTCGATTAGTAAAAGGTAAGGGAAGATTAGTTGTTTTTAATCAGGCCAGTGATTTAACTTCAACCCAAAAGTCAAATCTTGCTCACACGATTAATAGAATTTATAATTTAAATGATATCGTAGTACCAGTTCAATATTTGAACACTAAGAAGGATATAAAGCAATTTGCTCAATCACATCCTGATTGTATTTTATCAATTGTAGATAGAAAACCAAACATCTGGAGAAGGCTCGGATTTGAAAATTCTGAAATTGTCAATCTTGGCCCTTTACAATGTACACCTTTAATTGCGCTGCACGCTTAG
- a CDS encoding YHYH protein: MKNLILIGVLVIVTSCKTSNSRNYTSDKLLENVIAVEVSYFKKANPNTKITVVDCTLSDGTKTKCYEIVTNSVPTDHQMGPWCPESITDDASAGGIWLEGGKVYDVDGAFVKNMATFYDDETWQMYDEEGNIYVTKTEEDCINAANPYVGEEYKNYCVECLPSFITEVSQTYMIPVTPVLQKNATMFQGPPGGNQAGRPEQNGARPPRGERPEGGGPPPRGDRGGMPSTRGIALNGVEFSAPAPVDNILSAYTLAPFDDAGGHINVHQGYHYHTTTGLSTKIEQEDGHAALIGYALDGIGIYECTDASGNKAIGLDELRGHSDTTRGYHYHVDQAGANNFINGLKGAYAK; encoded by the coding sequence ATGAAGAATCTTATTTTGATTGGTGTACTAGTCATAGTAACATCTTGTAAAACTTCTAATAGTAGGAATTACACATCTGACAAACTTTTAGAAAATGTGATTGCCGTAGAAGTTTCATATTTTAAAAAAGCCAATCCCAATACAAAAATCACCGTAGTTGATTGTACACTCTCTGATGGTACTAAAACAAAGTGCTACGAGATTGTTACCAATAGTGTTCCTACCGATCATCAGATGGGACCTTGGTGTCCAGAATCAATCACCGACGATGCCAGCGCAGGAGGAATATGGTTAGAAGGTGGTAAAGTCTATGATGTGGATGGTGCATTTGTAAAAAATATGGCTACATTTTACGATGATGAAACTTGGCAGATGTATGATGAAGAAGGAAATATTTATGTGACCAAGACCGAAGAAGATTGTATTAATGCAGCCAATCCTTACGTAGGTGAAGAATATAAAAATTATTGTGTAGAATGTTTACCATCTTTCATTACAGAAGTGTCGCAAACTTATATGATTCCAGTTACTCCTGTACTTCAAAAAAATGCTACCATGTTTCAAGGACCACCTGGTGGTAATCAAGCTGGCAGACCTGAACAAAATGGAGCCCGACCACCGCGAGGAGAAAGACCAGAAGGTGGAGGACCACCACCTCGTGGAGACCGCGGCGGAATGCCGTCTACAAGAGGTATCGCTTTAAATGGTGTTGAGTTTTCTGCACCAGCACCAGTTGACAATATTTTAAGTGCTTACACTTTGGCACCTTTTGATGACGCAGGCGGGCATATTAATGTGCATCAGGGATACCATTATCACACCACTACAGGTTTAAGCACAAAAATTGAACAAGAAGATGGCCACGCTGCCCTAATAGGATATGCGCTAGATGGCATAGGCATTTACGAATGTACTGATGCTAGTGGAAACAAAGCAATAGGTCTTGACGAACTACGTGGGCATAGTGATACAACTAGAGGTTATCATTATCACGTAGACCAAGCTGGCGCTAACAACTTTATAAATGGGTTAAAAGGTGCTTATGCTAAATAG
- a CDS encoding DUF6702 family protein has protein sequence MKRALSVIIVFLFSVVACAHNPLSARYTLVSDKNACVLEISLSQDGINQALINTYGKDFMTNMDSKAFKELIVNYIKEHFDLRIDNRKLELSEGGIRLGGHQTDLKFVLDPIKDNIKIIEVAIPAFKENGEHQSIFSYTINSLHDRAIISSRNDYQTVFYPNGAPSRLPWLVGGFAGLIAIIIAIYLIRRKRVTA, from the coding sequence ATGAAACGTGCCTTATCAGTAATTATAGTTTTCTTGTTTTCAGTTGTTGCATGTGCTCACAATCCACTGTCAGCTCGTTATACGCTGGTTTCTGATAAGAATGCGTGCGTATTGGAAATTTCATTGAGTCAGGATGGGATTAATCAAGCGTTAATAAATACTTATGGAAAAGATTTTATGACAAATATGGATTCCAAGGCTTTTAAAGAGCTGATCGTTAATTACATCAAAGAGCATTTTGATTTACGTATAGATAATAGAAAACTAGAATTAAGCGAAGGAGGAATTAGATTAGGAGGCCATCAAACAGATTTAAAATTTGTATTAGACCCAATTAAGGATAATATCAAAATTATTGAGGTGGCAATTCCTGCATTTAAAGAAAACGGAGAACACCAATCTATTTTCTCTTATACTATAAATAGTTTACATGATAGAGCAATTATAAGCAGTCGCAATGATTATCAGACCGTTTTCTATCCGAATGGAGCACCTTCAAGATTGCCTTGGCTCGTTGGTGGATTTGCAGGTTTAATAGCAATAATAATCGCAATCTATTTAATAAGAAGAAAGCGAGTTACGGCTTAA
- a CDS encoding YHYH protein, giving the protein MKINKIITLATCFGLVITACSSDDTSGDSTTLTDTIIKESMFNSASLASFETVTATLEDGTSAECFRITFSSNPVASGPFCPTTINDVAGMGFYDGATNPGLRVFAAALLNDIEADGYDMVNNDGTVNVDFFNGATDPNLSYCLEAPADDSLQLVFTIPAYPKLATSNNVITEVELVGLSLDGVPYNGDPPSAINGPSMGGPGGPGGGTSTQINFPSVDPCGGHHDPAGYYHWHLVPQVANQVLAANGITEISCTNIAQTNDVELVGFAKDGFPMYAYETEPADLDECGGRTASTTEYPNGTYHYVASTLSAPNVPACLKGVAAANSFQFQ; this is encoded by the coding sequence ATGAAAATTAATAAAATCATCACCTTAGCAACCTGTTTTGGCCTCGTAATTACGGCCTGTTCCAGTGACGATACTTCTGGCGATAGTACTACTTTAACCGATACGATTATTAAAGAATCTATGTTTAATAGTGCCTCATTAGCATCCTTTGAAACCGTCACCGCCACATTAGAAGATGGGACTTCTGCAGAATGTTTTAGAATCACTTTTTCCAGTAATCCTGTGGCGAGCGGTCCATTTTGTCCTACGACAATTAATGACGTAGCTGGAATGGGATTTTATGATGGAGCTACTAATCCTGGATTGCGCGTTTTTGCAGCGGCACTTTTAAATGATATCGAGGCAGATGGTTATGATATGGTGAATAATGATGGTACGGTAAATGTTGACTTTTTTAATGGAGCCACAGATCCTAATTTATCGTATTGTCTTGAAGCGCCTGCAGATGATAGTTTGCAGTTAGTGTTTACCATTCCTGCTTATCCAAAGTTAGCCACGAGCAACAATGTGATTACTGAGGTTGAATTAGTAGGACTTTCTTTAGATGGAGTGCCTTACAATGGTGATCCACCATCTGCAATAAATGGCCCTTCCATGGGTGGTCCAGGCGGCCCTGGTGGTGGTACCAGTACCCAAATCAATTTTCCATCTGTTGATCCTTGTGGTGGACATCACGATCCAGCCGGTTACTATCACTGGCATCTTGTGCCGCAGGTTGCAAATCAAGTTTTAGCTGCAAATGGTATCACTGAAATTTCTTGTACCAACATTGCACAAACTAATGATGTAGAACTTGTAGGTTTTGCTAAAGATGGTTTTCCTATGTATGCTTATGAAACAGAGCCGGCAGATCTAGATGAATGTGGCGGTAGAACTGCGTCAACAACAGAATATCCAAATGGAACCTATCACTATGTTGCCAGCACACTGTCAGCACCTAATGTTCCAGCATGCTTAAAAGGTGTAGCTGCGGCAAATTCATTTCAATTCCAGTAG
- a CDS encoding DUF6702 family protein translates to MKTYLITLILGFISTLGFAHQPEVSSTVLAQKENNVWVLQISASLTAFQQEINIHYADTPYKTPEEFREMVIEHIKNKMNLKVNGAQLNFTNGAVHLGHETKVIFEVQELPEDLNFIEVTNTAFEDIYNSKSFLVVLKDGVDENKFVLSKDNGYHANLLLTGNKLVQNQESQASLFSWPLIAGIFGLLFIGLLVARFKSKQAA, encoded by the coding sequence ATGAAAACTTATCTAATCACACTTATTCTAGGGTTTATTTCAACCCTAGGATTTGCACATCAGCCAGAAGTATCATCTACCGTACTGGCGCAAAAGGAAAATAACGTTTGGGTATTGCAAATCAGTGCTTCACTTACGGCATTTCAACAGGAGATCAACATTCATTATGCAGATACGCCTTATAAAACTCCAGAAGAATTTCGGGAAATGGTTATTGAGCACATTAAAAATAAGATGAATCTCAAAGTAAACGGTGCTCAGCTCAACTTTACTAACGGTGCTGTTCATTTAGGTCATGAAACTAAGGTGATTTTTGAAGTTCAAGAATTACCGGAGGATCTGAACTTTATTGAAGTTACTAATACGGCTTTTGAAGATATTTATAACAGTAAAAGCTTCTTGGTTGTACTAAAAGATGGCGTGGATGAAAACAAGTTTGTCCTATCAAAGGATAATGGTTATCACGCTAATTTGTTACTCACAGGTAATAAACTCGTACAAAATCAGGAAAGTCAGGCGTCACTATTTTCATGGCCTTTGATTGCTGGGATTTTCGGTTTGTTATTTATTGGGCTTTTAGTAGCTCGTTTTAAATCTAAGCAAGCAGCTTAA
- a CDS encoding YHYH protein translates to MKNSIIKTSFLSLAIAVTGFTSCSGDDDQLDDDTSGDDTLVINVEQSNFTGVTVTTVPCTLSDGTLTDCFQITTGSIPTDHQVGPWCPDNIADGADGGGIWLESGQVYDVDGAFVQNMATFYNDPTWLMYDANGDIFVTDNEQDCINAANPNVGAQYENFCVECLPSYITGLEQTWTIPITPVLQQTATLFATGPGGPPGGNSAPSTRGIALNGIEFSAPAPVDNILGAYTLAPFDDAGGHINVNQGYHYHAATGFSTEIAQSDGHAPLIGYALDGHGIYAMTNVDGTTATDLDALRGHTDDTRGYHYHVDAAGNNNFINGLQGAYAN, encoded by the coding sequence ATGAAAAATTCAATCATTAAAACAAGCTTTTTAAGTTTAGCGATTGCGGTTACCGGCTTTACCTCTTGCAGCGGCGATGATGATCAACTTGATGACGATACATCAGGAGATGATACCTTAGTTATCAACGTAGAACAATCCAATTTTACAGGTGTCACTGTAACAACGGTTCCTTGTACACTGTCAGATGGAACGTTAACAGATTGTTTTCAAATTACAACTGGTAGTATCCCTACAGATCATCAAGTAGGCCCATGGTGTCCAGATAACATTGCAGATGGTGCAGATGGTGGTGGAATATGGCTGGAAAGCGGTCAGGTATATGATGTAGATGGCGCTTTTGTACAAAACATGGCCACATTTTATAATGATCCTACTTGGTTGATGTATGATGCAAACGGCGATATTTTTGTAACCGATAACGAGCAGGATTGTATTAATGCTGCAAATCCTAATGTAGGTGCTCAATATGAAAATTTTTGTGTAGAATGTCTTCCGTCTTATATCACAGGTCTGGAGCAAACCTGGACTATTCCTATTACACCAGTATTACAACAAACAGCTACTCTATTTGCCACTGGACCTGGAGGACCTCCAGGAGGAAACAGCGCTCCATCCACTCGTGGTATCGCACTTAACGGAATAGAATTTTCAGCGCCAGCGCCAGTAGATAATATTTTAGGTGCTTATACTCTAGCTCCATTTGACGATGCTGGTGGACATATCAATGTGAATCAAGGATATCATTATCATGCAGCAACCGGTTTCAGTACTGAAATTGCCCAAAGCGATGGACACGCACCATTAATAGGTTATGCACTAGATGGACATGGAATATATGCAATGACAAATGTAGATGGAACTACAGCAACTGACCTCGATGCATTGAGAGGACACACTGATGATACCAGAGGTTATCATTACCATGTAGACGCTGCCGGAAACAATAATTTTATTAATGGGCTTCAAGGAGCCTATGCCAACTAA
- a CDS encoding EF-hand domain-containing protein: MKTLNILKLTMYSIAMMSLAACGSSQSSSSNTQQGQHGQERPTASQILSEMDANKDGKLSKDEVKGPLAQDFDTIDTNDDGFISKEELENAPQPQRNNQRGGQRGGGRG, translated from the coding sequence ATGAAAACCTTAAACATCTTAAAACTAACCATGTATTCTATCGCAATGATGTCTCTTGCAGCATGTGGTAGCTCTCAAAGCTCCAGCTCAAACACACAGCAAGGACAACATGGTCAAGAAAGACCTACAGCAAGTCAAATACTCTCAGAAATGGATGCCAACAAAGATGGCAAACTTTCTAAAGATGAAGTAAAAGGACCACTAGCTCAGGACTTTGATACCATCGATACCAACGATGATGGATTTATAAGCAAGGAAGAATTAGAAAACGCTCCACAACCACAACGTAATAACCAGCGCGGCGGGCAACGTGGCGGCGGTAGAGGATAA
- a CDS encoding YHYH protein codes for MKRYKNIHVLIAVGLLVLTVSCKSGQSNEMHSHDNTMHSHGGESHTHNDVDYFKSYTLEDAQYGTKTVVRVTNNSRKMVTNALPNHDTGTFPNEGNPNTITAQDRTYTFPIVPKYIGEAKWVREPGVALNGVKFEPETAEMVFCESGENYRVEAKQDLIAMGLDHNNAHVQPTGAYHYHGTPTSMISKFDKGDDLVHIGFAKDGFAMYYSKSAAYSPSFRLYSAAREGEDCAYDRPGNHIDVKMEDSKPDGTFVSDWEYVEGLGVLDACNGTEINSTYAYIVTDTYPYVPRCLMGEFEEERHGPPPGQDAVSRSGRPSNGNLPKHDH; via the coding sequence ATGAAACGATATAAAAATATACATGTACTAATAGCAGTAGGCTTGCTGGTTCTTACTGTTAGTTGCAAAAGTGGACAAAGCAATGAAATGCACAGTCACGATAACACCATGCATTCCCATGGAGGTGAAAGTCACACACACAATGACGTAGATTATTTTAAATCTTATACGCTGGAAGATGCACAATACGGCACTAAAACGGTGGTTAGGGTAACGAATAACTCACGTAAGATGGTAACAAATGCTTTGCCTAATCACGACACAGGAACTTTTCCTAATGAAGGTAATCCCAATACAATTACCGCTCAAGATAGAACTTATACATTTCCTATCGTGCCCAAATATATAGGAGAAGCAAAATGGGTCAGAGAACCTGGAGTAGCGTTAAATGGTGTAAAGTTTGAGCCAGAGACTGCCGAGATGGTTTTTTGTGAGAGTGGAGAAAATTACCGTGTGGAGGCAAAACAAGATTTGATTGCGATGGGACTGGATCATAACAATGCGCACGTACAACCTACAGGAGCTTACCATTATCACGGCACGCCTACATCAATGATTTCAAAGTTTGATAAAGGAGACGATTTAGTTCATATAGGTTTTGCTAAAGATGGATTTGCCATGTATTATTCAAAAAGCGCCGCATACTCGCCAAGCTTTAGATTATACAGTGCCGCTCGTGAAGGAGAAGACTGTGCTTATGATAGACCAGGAAACCATATAGATGTAAAAATGGAAGATAGTAAACCTGACGGCACATTTGTCTCAGACTGGGAATATGTAGAAGGTCTAGGTGTTCTAGATGCTTGCAACGGAACTGAGATCAATAGCACGTATGCCTATATAGTTACAGATACTTATCCCTATGTGCCTCGCTGCTTAATGGGTGAATTTGAAGAAGAACGACATGGGCCGCCACCTGGGCAAGACGCTGTTTCCAGAAGTGGACGACCATCAAATGGAAATTTGCCCAAACATGATCATTAA
- a CDS encoding sensor histidine kinase has product MKRTYRLLIQVILWLLIWGIIWIGSRGDAAFLERNALTYILQILLLIGLIYYAVPKLLFEKKYRVFFLITIPVLFISAYFASQVGPPPPMDRPIDLPDGGPPRGLLARYPIHLLILTISSTLAVILETFLYAQEKEKGIAFAKAELIESELKMLKMQINPHFLFNALNNIYALSVTNSEKTQESISTLSEMLRYVIYDCEQPKVPLQKEINYIENYISLFKLKSSKGYDIAFAKAVQNEASRVAPMLFIPYIENAFKHSGIEKGADSFVHISLTQDEEHIIFKVENSKPKSLVIADAQGGIGLPNVQKRLEILYPHKHKLIVENKDTFTVHLSLNL; this is encoded by the coding sequence ATGAAAAGAACATATCGCTTACTGATTCAGGTCATTTTATGGCTCCTTATTTGGGGAATTATCTGGATAGGTAGTAGAGGAGATGCAGCATTTCTAGAGAGAAACGCACTCACTTATATCTTACAAATACTTTTACTTATAGGTCTTATTTATTATGCAGTACCCAAATTGTTATTTGAGAAAAAGTACAGGGTTTTCTTTTTGATCACCATTCCGGTTTTGTTTATCTCGGCCTATTTTGCCTCGCAAGTAGGACCACCGCCACCCATGGATAGACCGATAGACCTTCCTGATGGAGGACCGCCACGAGGTTTGCTTGCCCGGTATCCTATACATCTTTTGATTCTCACAATTTCAAGCACCTTAGCGGTTATTTTGGAGACCTTTTTATATGCACAAGAGAAGGAGAAAGGTATCGCTTTCGCGAAAGCGGAATTAATAGAAAGTGAATTGAAAATGCTCAAAATGCAGATCAATCCGCATTTTTTATTTAATGCACTTAATAATATTTATGCACTTTCAGTAACTAATTCTGAGAAAACACAAGAAAGCATCAGCACACTTTCTGAGATGTTGCGCTATGTGATTTATGACTGCGAGCAACCTAAGGTACCACTTCAAAAAGAGATCAATTATATAGAAAATTATATCTCACTTTTTAAATTGAAAAGTAGCAAGGGCTATGATATCGCTTTCGCGAAAGCGGTACAAAACGAAGCATCACGAGTAGCACCTATGCTGTTTATTCCCTATATTGAAAATGCATTTAAACATAGTGGAATCGAGAAAGGCGCTGACAGCTTTGTTCATATATCCTTGACTCAAGACGAAGAACATATTATTTTTAAAGTAGAAAATAGTAAGCCTAAAAGCCTTGTAATTGCTGATGCGCAAGGAGGAATTGGGCTACCCAATGTGCAAAAAAGGCTTGAGATATTATATCCTCATAAGCACAAACTTATTGTGGAAAATAAGGATACTTTTACCGTGCATCTTTCTCTAAATTTGTAG
- a CDS encoding LytR/AlgR family response regulator transcription factor has product MTNCIIVDDEELARALLETYVKKVGSLELKASFENPLEALAYLKQHKVDLVFLDIQMPDLKGTDLAELLQKTNTQVIFTTAYSEYALQGFELSALDYLLKPITFKRFLTAVEKLPAQTDVTNGKLTLKSGYDLHKISYDEIIYIESDSEYVNYHLVGGKKVMVYQSLAKLMESLPNTFMRVHRSYIIHKEKVTGLKGRDLVLTDKTIPVSDSYFEMVKRELFDG; this is encoded by the coding sequence ATGACAAACTGTATCATTGTAGATGACGAAGAACTTGCAAGAGCTTTACTTGAGACGTATGTTAAGAAAGTTGGTTCTCTAGAATTAAAAGCTTCCTTTGAAAATCCGCTGGAGGCGCTGGCTTATTTAAAGCAACATAAAGTAGATTTAGTATTCCTAGATATACAAATGCCCGATTTAAAAGGTACGGACTTAGCAGAATTACTTCAAAAAACAAACACTCAAGTTATTTTTACCACCGCTTATTCTGAATATGCACTACAGGGTTTTGAATTGAGCGCACTAGACTATTTATTAAAACCCATCACGTTTAAACGCTTTTTAACCGCAGTAGAAAAACTGCCAGCACAAACTGATGTGACAAACGGTAAACTGACGTTGAAATCTGGATATGATTTACACAAGATATCTTATGATGAGATCATTTATATAGAAAGTGATAGTGAGTATGTCAATTATCATCTTGTAGGAGGCAAAAAAGTAATGGTCTATCAGTCTCTAGCCAAATTAATGGAATCTTTACCAAATACATTTATGCGAGTTCACCGTTCTTATATAATTCATAAAGAAAAAGTTACTGGTTTAAAAGGAAGAGACTTGGTGCTTACTGATAAAACAATACCAGTTAGTGATAGTTATTTTGAGATGGTGAAGAGAGAATTGTTTGATGGCTGA
- a CDS encoding DUF6691 family protein, with protein sequence MRYIIYLLIGIFFGIVMFKSEAASWFRIYEMFEFGSFHMYGIIGSALILGVLGIQIVKIKNIKTIDNNNMQLQPKERGITRYLAGGIIFGLGWALSGACPGPMYALVGAGFPTILLVLLGALVGTFVYGLLKNKLPH encoded by the coding sequence ATGAGATATATTATTTATTTATTAATCGGAATCTTTTTTGGGATAGTCATGTTCAAGTCTGAGGCTGCCTCTTGGTTTAGAATTTATGAAATGTTTGAATTTGGCAGTTTTCACATGTACGGAATAATAGGGTCTGCATTGATATTAGGAGTTTTGGGTATTCAGATTGTAAAAATTAAAAATATCAAAACCATTGATAATAATAATATGCAACTGCAGCCCAAGGAAAGAGGAATTACTCGTTACTTAGCTGGCGGAATTATTTTTGGACTAGGTTGGGCGTTATCTGGTGCATGTCCTGGTCCTATGTATGCATTAGTAGGAGCTGGTTTCCCTACGATATTATTGGTATTATTAGGCGCTTTGGTAGGAACCTTTGTATATGGACTCTTAAAAAACAAACTACCTCATTAG
- a CDS encoding YeeE/YedE family protein, whose product MNWIYDPWPWYVAGPLIALTMFLLLIVGKKFGMSSPLRTTCSAFGAGKAAGFFKFDWKAERWNLIVVLGAIIGGFIASNFMSDNTVKIHPDVAQKLADEYQITSAGEAYLPNEIFSIDSLRNPSSIAILVIGGFLVGFGARYAGGCTSGHAISGLSNLQLPSLIAVIGFFIGGLVMVHFLFPLIF is encoded by the coding sequence ATGAATTGGATTTATGATCCTTGGCCTTGGTATGTTGCTGGGCCATTAATAGCATTAACTATGTTCCTACTGTTGATAGTAGGTAAGAAGTTTGGAATGTCATCTCCACTTAGAACAACATGTTCTGCATTTGGAGCTGGAAAAGCAGCTGGCTTTTTTAAGTTTGACTGGAAAGCCGAAAGATGGAACTTAATTGTAGTTCTAGGAGCAATTATAGGTGGATTTATTGCTTCTAACTTCATGAGTGATAACACAGTAAAAATTCATCCCGATGTAGCACAAAAACTAGCTGATGAATATCAAATAACCAGCGCTGGAGAGGCTTATCTTCCTAATGAAATATTTTCCATAGATAGTTTAAGGAATCCGTCAAGTATTGCGATTCTTGTTATCGGAGGATTTCTAGTAGGTTTTGGAGCACGATATGCTGGCGGCTGTACATCAGGTCATGCTATTTCTGGTTTAAGTAATTTACAATTGCCATCTCTTATTGCTGTCATAGGATTTTTCATAGGTGGTTTAGTAATGGTTCATTTTTTATTTCCTTTAATTTTTTAA